AAATTCCTTGATGAATGAGTGAGTATCATAACCCTGTAATGCTGAGTGAATGTATCGAGGGGTTGGATATCAAATCGGATGGAGTTTATGTAGATGTCACCTTCGGTGGAGGAGGTCATAGCCAAGAGATTCTTAAAAATTTGAGTGCCAACGGACAGTTGTTTGGTTTTGATCAAGATGATGATGCCAAAGCAAATGCCGATCAAATAGAGAATCGTTCTTTCACATTTGTGCAAGCCAATTTTAGGTATCTCAGAAAATACCTCAAGCTACACGGGATTACTCAGGTAGATGGCATACTGGCAGATCTAGGAGTGTCGTCGCATCAGTTCAATACGCCTGGTCGTGGTTTTTCTACCCGATTTGATGGGCCTTTGGACATGAGAATGGATACATCGCAGGATTTGTCTGCCAAAGAGGTCCTCAACGAATACGAGGAGTCTTCTCTTCATAAGATATTCGGACAGTATGGCGAAGTGAAAAACGCGAAGACTTTGGCGAATGCCATCGTCAATGCCAGAGGTCAACGTTCGATTGATACGATCGGTGAGTTTCTGGATGCGATTCGAAAATTGGCTCCACGAGGAAGAGAAAACAAGTACTTCGCACAGGTTTTTCAGGCGATCCGTATAGAGGTCAACGAAGAACTGAAGGCGTTGGAGGAGTTTTTGGTACAGAGTACCGAAGTCCTCAAAGAGAATGGAAGATTAGTCGTCATGTCCTACCACTCGTTGGAAGACAGGATGGTGAAAAACTATATAAATAAAGGGAAGTTTTATGGTGAGGTAGAGAAGGATCTGTTTGGGAATCAACTCAAACCCCTTCGCTCGATCACTAGAAAACCAGTCATAGCAAGTGAAAATGAAATAAATGAAAACAACCGGGCACGCAGTGCCAAATTAAGAATAGCAGAAAAAATCTAGAAATGGCTTCCAACACCTACAAAAACCCCGCCTCTACCAGATCCACTGGTAAGAGAAGTTTTTTTTCGCTGCTTGAGAGTTTTATCAATGTCGAGAAACTCTTTGATAATGGTCTGCCTATTCAGTTTTTGATGCCTTTGCTTTATGTGACGGTTCTTTGCATTTTTTATATTGGCAATCTTCATTTTGCCGAAAAAAACATCCGGAAAATTTCAAAACTACGTGTAGAAGTCGAAGACTTACGAGCAGATTATACTACGCTCAAGGCTGATTACATGTTCACCAGCAAGCAATCTGAAGTCGCAAAAAAGGCTGAGAAGATTGGTTTGGCTGAAAGTATCGATCCTCCATACAAAATCGTATTGCATGCCAATGACTAATAGGAAAACCATATTGCTACGCGTAAGGTTGGCCTACTTGGTCGTACTTCTTTTCTCTGGAGGGATCTTGTACAAGATCGCGCGCATACAGACCGTAGATGGGGGCAAGTGGAAGAAAAAAGCAGAGTCTATCGGGCTGCAGTACCGCAATGTCAAATCAACTAGAGGTAATATCTATTCGGACAACGAGAGTTTGCTCGCGACCTCTTTGCCATTTTATCGATTGGCTTTGGATC
The DNA window shown above is from Reichenbachiella sp. 5M10 and carries:
- the rsmH gene encoding 16S rRNA (cytosine(1402)-N(4))-methyltransferase RsmH codes for the protein MSEYHNPVMLSECIEGLDIKSDGVYVDVTFGGGGHSQEILKNLSANGQLFGFDQDDDAKANADQIENRSFTFVQANFRYLRKYLKLHGITQVDGILADLGVSSHQFNTPGRGFSTRFDGPLDMRMDTSQDLSAKEVLNEYEESSLHKIFGQYGEVKNAKTLANAIVNARGQRSIDTIGEFLDAIRKLAPRGRENKYFAQVFQAIRIEVNEELKALEEFLVQSTEVLKENGRLVVMSYHSLEDRMVKNYINKGKFYGEVEKDLFGNQLKPLRSITRKPVIASENEINENNRARSAKLRIAEKI
- a CDS encoding FtsL-like putative cell division protein; the protein is MASNTYKNPASTRSTGKRSFFSLLESFINVEKLFDNGLPIQFLMPLLYVTVLCIFYIGNLHFAEKNIRKISKLRVEVEDLRADYTTLKADYMFTSKQSEVAKKAEKIGLAESIDPPYKIVLHAND